Proteins encoded by one window of Panicum virgatum strain AP13 chromosome 7N, P.virgatum_v5, whole genome shotgun sequence:
- the LOC120681045 gene encoding uncharacterized protein LOC120681045: protein MGQQQELAAVLKPPAAVVFSWEPVAVTTKPAAAEGRRDTTVIMPLGSPAKEAAAGALPATRRLSVPPPPGCAAMRSLSSRAMRPEDDPSLAAYLACTNSRSGGSRDAAGGTPAGGGQ, encoded by the exons ATGGGGCAGCAGCAAGAATTAGCGGCCGTGCTAAAGCCGCCAGCCGCCGTGGTCTTCTCGTGGGAGCCAGTCGCGGTCACCACCAAGCCGGCTGCCGCGGAAGGCCGCAGGGACACCACCGTCATCATGCCGCTGGGGAGCCCGGCGAAGGAGGCg GCGGCAGGGGCACTGCCGGCGACGCGACGGCtctcggtgccgccgccgccgggctgcgCCGCGATGAGGAGCCTGTCGTCGAGGGCCATGCGGCCGGAGGATGACCCGTCCCTGGCCGCGTACCTGGCGTGCACCAATAGCCGTAGTGGCGGCAGCAGGGACGCCGCCGGTGGAACGCCGGCTGGGGGAGGCCAATAA
- the LOC120681536 gene encoding dnaJ homolog subfamily C member 2-like, giving the protein MESKKSCLLITYSQEIIDGVPLYVSSNCLPIKALKYEPAGHSFHAAAMKLLGLGEQEDAETDDHSVSSDDKSQDFNTASDTFSSKGKKKSSGSQQQDHYALLGLGHLRFLATEDQIRKSYRDMALKHHPDKQAALILAETTEEAKQAKKDEIESHFKSIQEAYEVLIDPTKRRIYDSTDEFDDDVPTDCAPQDFFKVFGPAFMRNGRWSVTQPIPSLGDDATPIDEVDKFYNFWYNFKSWREFPDDDEYDLEQAESREHKRWMERQNAKLQEKAKKAEYARVRTLVENAYKKDPRIQRRKDEEKAEKQRRKEAKYLAKKQQEEEVARAAEEERKRKEEEAKKAAEAALNQKKLKEKEKKLLRKEKTRLRTLAAPLVAESHFGLSDEDVETACASLDMEQLKKLGDSMEGKDAAEKARLLSSALHKESSSKEAKKSDANSVEGSALKSNSTGGKATQGSSILNSYEKKERPWGKEEIEMLRKAMQKYPKGTSRRWEVISEFIGTGRSVEEILKATKTVLLQKPDSTKAFDSFLEKRKPAQSIASPLSTRDETVSSSTEGAGTASSKAAAQPASSQTANGKAAADPVPDVAPSVTDPDAWTEAQVLALVQALKAFPKDASQRWERVAAAVPGKTVVQCKKKVAAMRENFRSKKAGE; this is encoded by the coding sequence ATGGAGTCCAAGAAGAGTTGTCTTCTGATCACTTACTCCCAGGAGATCATAGATGGGGTGCCTTTGTATGTTTCATCTAACTGCCTGCCCATAAAAGCTTTGAAATATGAACCTGCTGGTCATTCGTTCCATGCTGCGGCAATGAAGCTTCTTGGTCTTGGGGAGCAAGAAGACGCGGAAACTGATGATCACAGCGTTTCATCAGATGACAAGAGCCAAGATTTTAATACTGCCTCTGATACCTTTAGCAGCaaagggaagaagaagtctTCTGGCAGCCAACAACAGGATCACTATGCATTGCTTGGTTTGGGACACTTGAGATTCTTGGCTACTGAAGATCAGATTCGAAAGAGTTACCGTGATATGGCACTTAAACATCATCCAGATAAGCAAGCTGCTCTGATTCTTGCAGAGACAACGGAGGAGGCAAAACAAGCAAAAAAGGATGAGATAGAGAGCCATTTCAAGTCCATTCAGGAGGCCTATGAAGTTCTCATAGATCCTACAAAGAGGAGGATTTACGACTCAACAGATGAGTTTGATGATGATGTCCCAACAGACTGTGCCCCACAAGACTTCTTCAAGGTTTTTGGTCCAGCCTTCATGAGAAATGGACGCTGGTCTGTTACCCAGCCTATTCCTTCTCTTGGAGATGATGCCACTCCGATAGATGAAGTTGACAAATTCTACAATTTCTGGTACAACTTCAAGAGTTGGAGGGAGTTTccagatgatgatgaatatgactTGGAGCAAGCTGAATCTCGTGAACATAAGAGGTGGATGGAGAGGCAGAATGCAAAGCTACAAGAGAAGGCTAAAAAGGCAGAGTATGCAAGAGTGCGTACTCTTGTTGAGAATGCTTACAAGAAAGACCCAAGGATCCAGAGGAGGAAGGATGAGGAGAAGGCTGAGAAGCAGAGGAGAAAGGAGGCGAAGTATCTGGCAAAGAaacagcaggaggaggaagtgGCAAGAGCTGCTgaagaggaaaggaaaaggaaagaggAGGAGGCTAAGAAAGCTGCAGAAGCTGCTCTCAATCAGAAGAAGCtgaaggagaaagagaagaagttgCTCCGCAAAGAGAAAACCCGTCTGCGCACACTTGCAGCACCTCTAGTTGCAGAGAGCCACTTTGGTCTGTCAGATGAGGATGTTGAAACAGCATGTGCCTCACTTGATATGGAACAGCTAAAGAAACTGGGTGACAGTATGGAGGGTAAGGATGCAGCTGAAAAGGCCAGGTTGCTGAGCAGTGCACTTCACAAAGAAAGTTCCTCAAAGGAAGCAAAGAAAAGTGATGCAAACAGTGTGGAGGGTTCTGCTTTAAAATCCAACTCTACAGGAGGAAAAGCAACACAAGGCAGCAGCATATTGAACAGCTATGAGAAAAAGGAGAGACCATGGGGAAAGGAAGAGATTGAAATGCTTAGGAAGGCAATGCAGAAGTATCCAAAAGGAACTTCAAGGAGATGGGAGGTTATTTCTGAGTTTATTGGAACAGGCAGATCTGTTGAAGAGATTCTCAAGGCCACGAAGACGGTTCTTCTGCAGAAGCCAGACTCAACAAAAGCTTTTGACTCTTTCCTCGAGAAGCGCAAACCAGCCCAATCCATTGCTTCACCGCTTTCAACCAGAGATGAAACAGTTAGTTCATCAACTGAAGGAGCTGGGACTGCTTCATCCAAGGCGGCGGCACAACCAGCTAGCAGCCAGACAGCCAATGGGAAAGCAGCTGCTGATCCTGTTCCAGATGTTGCACCTTCTGTGACTGATCCAGATGCCTGGACTGAAGCACAAGTGCTGGCCCTCGTCCAAGCTTTGAAGGCTTTTCCTAAGGACGCAAGCCAAAGATGGGAGcgtgttgctgctgctgtcccCGGTAAGACTGTAGTCCAGTGCAAGAAAAAGGTTGCCGCAATGAGGGAGAATTTCCGAAGCAAGAAAGCCGGGGAGTAG